The genome window TGAACACACCAATATAATTATCCCAGCCAACAAAGTTTTGATCGATGGCAATGCCATCCCAGTTCGTAAACGTCAAATAAATACCATACAGAAATGGAATAATCATTACTGTAGCAAACGCAAATAATGTCGGGCCAGTAAAGATCAGGCGGGTTCGCAGGCGTGTCCATAATCCTTTTTCGGTCAGCATTGTCAACCTCCACTCTATCCAAATAATTAGCCTAACGGTTATACCGGAAACAACGAACAGACCTCGTGTGCAAGTTGTACATTCATCATCTCCGGCTTACCGCAAGTCTCTCTCTATGTGCTGCTCAGGGCTAAAATTAATTCCTTTATCCTTTATTTCACGTTGCTCCAGTATGCCTGAATTTCGCTCGCAAGTCCGGCACGGTCAATGACGTCAGCCAAGTATTTCTGCATGGACGCACCCAGTTTGGACCAGTGATCCGCAGGGAGTGTACTCATTGATTCCTCGATTTTGCCTGCCTTGATGTATTCACTAATGGACTTGCCAAGCGGATCGGTCGGCTCCAGTGTAATGTTGCTGAATGCCGGAATAATACTGGCTTGATTCACCAGGAAATCCTGACCCTTTTCGTTATAAACAATCCACTCCAAAAATTTCTTCGCAGCTTCCTGTTGTGCTGGTGTGCTCTTTTCCTTATCCAACAATATTCGTTTGGATACGGCAGCAGAGATTTGCGTATTACCGAAATCATCTGCATTATTGCTCACAGGTACTGGCAGGAAGCCGTATTTTCCATCTGCTGTATCAAAGCTTGAAATTTGCGGCCATGCCCAGTTGCCCTGGAACCAGATGCCAACCTCACCCTTGCCAAGCACCTCAGGTCCACGTTCATAAGTTCCGGACAGGGGAGAAGCCTTGTCAATATTGTACGTTTTCATCAGATCAAATGTATCTAACAAGCCATTAAACACGGCGTTGGAAACAAGGTCCACTTGACCTGCCTTCAGATCAGTTATGAATTGATCCACCTTCGCACGGTCCGGGGACTGCCCACCATATGCAAGCCCCAGATAATGCGCACCAAGCGACCAATCCATCGGAGATACAATCAAAGGTGATTTTCCAGTAGCAGCGATCTTTTGGAACAGCTCATCAAGCTGTGCAGTGGTCTGTACAGACTTTGGATCAAATGTTCCACCTACTGCCTGATCCAAAACATTCTGGTTATAGATGAATCCATATCCTTCAATAGAGAACGGGAAGGCATAATTTTTGCCATCAAACGTCGTAGCCGCTGTGCTATTCTCCACAGCGTCCTTCATCCAAGACTCGGATGTGAGATCCAGAACACGATCCTTGAATTTCTCGACATCCCCTGTATCCAGCATCATCATCGTTGTAGGACTGCCGGAAGCATACAAAGCAGACGCTTTTTCAAACGGAGACTGTCCACTGCCTACAGGTACAATTTCTAGTGTGACATTTGGATTTTCGGCATGGAAGTCTTTAGCCGCTTGCTCCAGCTGACTGTTAATTTCCGACTTGGAATTGAGCAAGGTGATTTTGACACTCTCACTGCTGCTCCCCTCTGAGGAGGAGTTGGACTCCGTCGCTGCTTTACTTCCACATGCTGACAATACAAGCATCATAATCAAAGACAATACCGATAATTTCATCATCCATCTCTGTTCTCTTTTCATCTTGTTATGGCCCCCGATCAGTAGTTTAAAAGGAAACGCTTACAAATCGAATTATAATGTCAAAGGTTTGACATGTCAATCGTTTGACATACCATTTAAAAAAAATATTGCGCCTTGATTTTTTCGAGGCAAAAGGACAAACAGGAAAAAACGACCTGTATCAGGTCGTCTCTCTCTCCACTAAGGTAACTGGCAAAATATGCTCCATTCCGATCTTCTCTTCCGCGATCTGG of Paenibacillus sp. FSL R5-0517 contains these proteins:
- a CDS encoding ABC transporter substrate-binding protein is translated as MKREQRWMMKLSVLSLIMMLVLSACGSKAATESNSSSEGSSSESVKITLLNSKSEINSQLEQAAKDFHAENPNVTLEIVPVGSGQSPFEKASALYASGSPTTMMMLDTGDVEKFKDRVLDLTSESWMKDAVENSTAATTFDGKNYAFPFSIEGYGFIYNQNVLDQAVGGTFDPKSVQTTAQLDELFQKIAATGKSPLIVSPMDWSLGAHYLGLAYGGQSPDRAKVDQFITDLKAGQVDLVSNAVFNGLLDTFDLMKTYNIDKASPLSGTYERGPEVLGKGEVGIWFQGNWAWPQISSFDTADGKYGFLPVPVSNNADDFGNTQISAAVSKRILLDKEKSTPAQQEAAKKFLEWIVYNEKGQDFLVNQASIIPAFSNITLEPTDPLGKSISEYIKAGKIEESMSTLPADHWSKLGASMQKYLADVIDRAGLASEIQAYWSNVK